One Mesorhizobium sp. L-2-11 genomic region harbors:
- a CDS encoding histone deacetylase family protein, with the protein MKTVFSPLHAGHAGNFELISGAIVPAFEKPSRAEFIKARVESEKLGPVLPPDTHDLAAARQVHTSDFIDFLPTAWPLWEASGRTGSALPFTWPTRGLRGDVRPQTIDALLGFYSFDGGATFVKGTWEAIKSSYDVALTAAALVKDGEISAFALCRPPGHHAGAAFMGGYCYINNAAVAAQWLRDQGARRVSILDVDYHHGNGTQEIFYSRSDVQVLNLHGDPMTEYPFFLGHADERGAGPGEGFNVNYPMPFGTAWDAWNASLEDACGKLVAYAPEVVVVSLGVDTFEKDPISKFKLKTADYPRIGRRIAKLGLPTLFVMEGGYAVEEIGINAVGVLTGFEDR; encoded by the coding sequence CGGGGGCTATCGTGCCGGCCTTCGAGAAGCCCTCGCGCGCCGAGTTCATCAAGGCGAGGGTGGAGAGCGAAAAACTCGGCCCGGTGCTGCCGCCCGACACGCACGACCTCGCTGCCGCCAGGCAGGTGCATACCAGCGACTTCATCGATTTCCTGCCGACTGCATGGCCGCTCTGGGAAGCGTCGGGCCGGACGGGCTCGGCCCTCCCCTTCACCTGGCCGACGCGCGGCCTGCGCGGCGATGTGCGGCCCCAAACCATCGATGCGCTGCTTGGCTTTTACTCCTTCGACGGCGGCGCCACCTTCGTCAAAGGCACCTGGGAGGCGATCAAGTCGTCCTATGACGTGGCGCTGACCGCAGCCGCCCTGGTCAAGGACGGCGAGATATCAGCCTTCGCGCTCTGCCGCCCGCCCGGCCATCATGCCGGAGCTGCGTTCATGGGCGGCTATTGCTACATCAACAACGCCGCGGTTGCCGCGCAATGGTTACGCGACCAGGGCGCCAGGCGTGTCTCTATCCTGGATGTCGATTACCATCACGGCAACGGCACGCAGGAGATCTTTTACAGCCGCAGCGACGTGCAGGTGCTGAACTTGCATGGCGACCCGATGACCGAATATCCGTTCTTCCTCGGCCATGCCGACGAGCGCGGCGCCGGACCCGGCGAAGGCTTCAATGTCAACTACCCCATGCCGTTCGGCACCGCATGGGATGCCTGGAATGCTTCGCTGGAGGATGCCTGCGGAAAACTTGTGGCTTACGCTCCCGAAGTCGTTGTCGTCTCGCTCGGCGTCGACACGTTCGAGAAGGACCCGATCAGCAAGTTCAAGCTGAAAACCGCCGACTATCCCAGGATTGGCCGCCGCATTGCCAAGCTCGGCCTGCCGACGCTTTTCGTCATGGAAGGCGGCTATGCCGTCGAGGAAATCGGCATCAACGCCGTCGGCGTGCTGACCGGATTTGAAGATCGGTAA
- a CDS encoding TetR/AcrR family transcriptional regulator, translating to MRYEKGRREASRQRIIDVATERFRSDGIAASGLAGIMGEAGLTNGAFYPHFPSKAALVRESLAAALDVQATQIQELLAAGGPSLAIDAYLSAEHRDNPGNGCASAALLPEIAREPVETRQVYAEHLLKLVRQVAAGLTPDVRDPETVAFGVFATLIGTLELSRAVNGTELSDRILEAGAVAAKALLQPSHNDKPEERKPS from the coding sequence ATGCGCTACGAGAAAGGCAGGAGGGAAGCATCCCGGCAGCGGATCATCGATGTGGCGACCGAACGGTTTCGCTCCGACGGCATCGCCGCATCAGGACTCGCCGGCATCATGGGCGAGGCGGGACTGACCAATGGAGCTTTCTATCCCCATTTTCCGTCCAAGGCGGCGCTTGTGCGCGAGAGTTTGGCGGCCGCCCTGGACGTTCAGGCGACCCAGATCCAGGAACTGTTGGCCGCCGGCGGCCCGTCACTGGCCATCGATGCGTATTTGTCGGCGGAACACCGAGACAATCCAGGCAATGGTTGCGCTTCAGCCGCGCTGTTGCCCGAAATTGCGCGTGAGCCGGTCGAGACGCGCCAAGTTTACGCCGAACACCTGCTCAAGCTCGTACGCCAGGTGGCGGCCGGGCTTACGCCCGACGTCCGCGACCCCGAGACAGTCGCGTTCGGTGTCTTCGCGACCCTGATAGGCACGCTTGAGCTGTCCCGGGCGGTGAACGGAACCGAACTGTCCGATCGCATTCTTGAGGCTGGCGCGGTGGCGGCGAAGGCGCTGCTCCAGCCCAGCCACAACGACAAGCCAGAAGAAAGAAAACCATCATGA
- a CDS encoding SRPBCC family protein: MTLNLDSSSTARTTPDDRKDRFATLTFERDVAAPLAVLWQAWTAPAARAIWAAPSTSVTVEFLEVDTKVGGREVSLCKLEGHPDIRCECGWLALQPGVRSVNYEVVSSGGMTQSAALVTAELSGTDKRSRLVVTVQLSSLAQDMAAGYRAGFDAGLNNLAGVAERTMVLQRVIQAPRTAVWHSWMNPETLPQWWGPEGFSCRTKRIDLRAGGEWVFDMVGPDGTVYPNHHRYNEVRPEERIGYTLHWGENGPKHADAWASFEDQDGATKVTLGMVFSTAAEFQEAKGFGAVELGLQTLGKLERFVASR, encoded by the coding sequence ATGACACTGAACCTGGATTCAAGCAGCACGGCCCGTACGACGCCTGATGACAGGAAGGACCGCTTTGCGACGCTCACCTTCGAACGGGACGTGGCCGCGCCATTGGCCGTGCTGTGGCAGGCATGGACGGCCCCGGCCGCGCGGGCGATCTGGGCTGCGCCATCGACCTCGGTCACCGTGGAGTTCCTGGAGGTCGACACCAAAGTGGGTGGGCGCGAGGTTTCCCTTTGCAAGCTAGAGGGCCATCCGGACATCCGCTGCGAGTGCGGCTGGCTGGCGTTGCAGCCGGGTGTCCGCAGCGTGAACTACGAGGTGGTCTCCTCCGGTGGTATGACGCAATCAGCGGCGCTGGTGACGGCTGAGTTGTCAGGCACCGACAAGCGCAGCCGGTTGGTCGTAACGGTGCAACTTTCCTCGCTGGCGCAGGATATGGCGGCCGGCTATCGGGCGGGCTTCGATGCAGGACTGAACAATCTCGCCGGAGTTGCCGAACGAACCATGGTGCTGCAGCGGGTCATACAGGCGCCGCGAACCGCCGTCTGGCACAGCTGGATGAACCCCGAGACGCTGCCGCAATGGTGGGGGCCGGAAGGTTTTTCCTGTCGAACCAAGAGGATCGACTTGCGAGCGGGCGGCGAGTGGGTATTCGACATGGTCGGGCCCGACGGCACGGTCTACCCGAACCACCATCGATATAACGAGGTCCGGCCCGAGGAGAGGATCGGCTATACGCTGCATTGGGGCGAAAACGGGCCGAAACATGCCGACGCCTGGGCCTCGTTCGAGGATCAGGACGGGGCAACGAAGGTAACGCTGGGCATGGTATTCAGCACGGCTGCCGAGTTCCAGGAGGCGAAGGGCTTCGGTGCCGTGGAACTGGGACTGCAAACTCTCGGCAAACTGGAACGCTTCGTCGCGTCCCGCTGA
- a CDS encoding MFS transporter, which yields MIDDEPDSERVSALAPFRHGIFRAVWSASLVSNFGGLIQGVGAAWMMTTIATSSYQVALVQASTTLPIMLFALVAGAIADSFNRRKVMLIAQIFMLVVSVLLTVFTYLGLMTPWTLLAFAFLINSGTALYNPSWQASVGDMVPRAKLPAAVALNSLGFNLTRSIGPAIGGIIVAAAGAAAAFAANALSYAGLIIVLARWKPELPASTLPRETLGAAMGAGLRYVAMSPNIGKVLVRGAAFGFSAGAVLALLPLVARDVVKGDALTYGIMLGAFGIGAVGGALISVRLRQILSSEAMVRMAFAGFALCAFNAAVSDQAWQTSLGLLIGGACWVVALSHFNVTVQMSTPRWVVGRVLSVYQTATFGGIALGSWVWGVVADAQGAEFALTAAAVTMLAGGAIGLLLPLPQQAVVNLDPLNRFKEPHLALDLKLRSGPIAIMIEYIIREEDVPEFLATMAERGRIRRRDGARNWTLARDLENPAIWIEHYHTPTWLEYIRHNKRATHADAVVGERLRALHSGDEPPRVRRMIERPTTAGTAIVMPKGPIEH from the coding sequence ATGATCGACGACGAGCCGGACAGCGAACGCGTCTCGGCGCTGGCGCCGTTTCGGCACGGCATTTTCCGCGCCGTATGGTCCGCGAGCCTGGTTTCGAATTTCGGTGGCTTGATCCAGGGCGTCGGCGCCGCCTGGATGATGACCACGATCGCCACTTCGTCCTATCAGGTTGCGCTGGTCCAGGCGTCGACCACTTTGCCGATCATGCTGTTTGCGCTCGTTGCCGGCGCGATCGCCGACAGCTTCAACCGGCGCAAGGTCATGCTGATTGCCCAGATCTTCATGCTGGTCGTCTCGGTTCTGCTGACCGTGTTCACCTATCTTGGCTTGATGACACCGTGGACGCTGCTCGCCTTCGCCTTCCTGATCAACAGCGGCACGGCGCTTTACAACCCGTCATGGCAGGCTTCTGTCGGCGACATGGTGCCGCGCGCCAAACTGCCGGCTGCCGTCGCACTCAACTCGTTGGGCTTCAACCTGACGCGCAGCATCGGTCCGGCGATCGGCGGCATCATCGTTGCCGCCGCAGGTGCTGCAGCGGCCTTTGCCGCCAACGCATTGAGCTATGCCGGGCTGATCATCGTGCTGGCCCGCTGGAAGCCGGAATTGCCGGCCTCGACACTGCCGCGCGAGACGCTTGGCGCGGCGATGGGGGCTGGCCTGCGCTATGTCGCCATGTCGCCCAATATCGGCAAGGTGCTGGTAAGGGGTGCGGCTTTCGGCTTCAGCGCCGGTGCGGTCCTGGCGCTGCTGCCACTGGTGGCGCGCGATGTCGTCAAGGGCGATGCCTTGACCTACGGCATCATGCTCGGCGCTTTTGGCATCGGTGCCGTCGGCGGCGCGCTGATCAGCGTCCGGCTGAGGCAGATCCTGTCAAGCGAGGCGATGGTGCGCATGGCATTCGCCGGTTTCGCGCTCTGCGCCTTCAATGCCGCCGTCAGCGATCAGGCCTGGCAAACGTCGCTCGGACTGCTCATCGGCGGCGCCTGCTGGGTGGTCGCGCTCTCGCATTTCAACGTCACGGTGCAGATGTCGACGCCGCGCTGGGTGGTCGGCCGGGTGCTCTCGGTCTATCAGACGGCGACTTTCGGCGGCATCGCGCTCGGCAGCTGGGTCTGGGGTGTCGTCGCTGATGCGCAAGGCGCCGAGTTCGCGCTGACTGCGGCCGCCGTCACGATGCTGGCGGGCGGCGCGATCGGCCTGTTGCTGCCCTTGCCGCAGCAGGCGGTGGTCAACCTCGATCCGCTGAACCGTTTCAAGGAGCCGCATCTTGCGCTCGACCTGAAACTGCGCAGCGGCCCGATCGCCATCATGATCGAGTACATCATCCGCGAGGAGGACGTGCCGGAATTCCTCGCCACCATGGCCGAACGCGGCCGCATCCGCCGCCGTGACGGCGCCCGCAACTGGACGCTGGCGCGCGATCTCGAAAATCCCGCAATATGGATCGAGCACTATCACACGCCGACATGGCTCGAATACATCCGCCACAACAAGCGGGCCACCCATGCCGACGCCGTTGTCGGCGAGCGCCTGCGGGCACTGCACAGCGGTGACGAGCCGCCGCGCGTCCGCCGCATGATCGAGCGTCCGACAACCGCCGGCACCGCGATCGTCATGCCAAAAGGACCAATCGAGCATTAA
- a CDS encoding NADP-dependent oxidoreductase, which produces MKAFIVDRYAKKAPLRLGEAPEPEVGQNDVLVQIQAASVNLLDSKIRDGEFKLILPYRRPFVAGHDVAGTVIRVGAKVRQFKPGDEVYARARDGRIGAFAEYIAINDADLALKPKNLSMEEAASIPLVGLTAWQALVERAKLKKGQKVFIQAGSGGVGTFAIQLAKHLGATVATTTSASNMDMVRKLGADVIVDYKKDDFEKVLSGYDVVLNSQGNKTLEKSLCVLKPGGVAVSISGPPDPGFASEKGLSWVLNLIMRILSAGIRRRAKRADVRYSFLFMAANGEQLTKITSLIETGVIRPVVDRVFPFEQTNEALAYIEQGRAKGKVVIKVK; this is translated from the coding sequence ATGAAGGCCTTCATCGTCGATCGATATGCAAAGAAAGCTCCTCTTCGGCTTGGAGAGGCTCCGGAGCCGGAAGTCGGGCAAAATGACGTGCTGGTGCAGATCCAGGCCGCCAGCGTCAATCTGCTGGACTCCAAGATCAGGGATGGAGAGTTCAAACTCATCCTGCCCTATCGCCGGCCCTTCGTTGCAGGCCATGACGTGGCCGGAACGGTCATTCGCGTCGGCGCGAAAGTCCGACAGTTCAAACCGGGCGACGAGGTCTATGCGCGAGCGCGCGACGGTCGGATCGGAGCGTTCGCCGAGTACATCGCCATTAATGATGCGGATTTGGCCCTGAAGCCGAAAAACCTCAGCATGGAAGAGGCTGCGTCGATTCCCCTGGTGGGGCTGACCGCCTGGCAGGCGCTGGTTGAAAGGGCGAAGCTGAAGAAAGGACAGAAGGTCTTTATTCAGGCCGGCTCCGGCGGAGTGGGGACATTCGCCATTCAATTGGCAAAGCACCTCGGCGCGACGGTCGCCACGACAACAAGCGCGTCGAACATGGATATGGTCAGGAAGCTGGGCGCCGATGTCATTGTCGACTACAAGAAGGATGACTTCGAGAAAGTCCTTTCGGGCTACGACGTCGTCCTGAACAGCCAGGGCAACAAAACCCTCGAAAAGTCCCTGTGTGTGTTGAAGCCAGGTGGCGTCGCCGTTTCGATCTCCGGTCCGCCCGATCCTGGGTTTGCCAGCGAGAAGGGGCTGAGCTGGGTGTTGAACCTGATCATGCGCATTTTGAGCGCAGGCATCAGGAGACGGGCAAAACGCGCAGATGTCCGATATTCGTTCCTGTTCATGGCGGCCAATGGCGAGCAGTTGACAAAAATCACGTCGCTCATCGAAACGGGCGTCATCCGCCCGGTGGTAGATCGTGTCTTTCCGTTTGAGCAGACCAATGAGGCCTTGGCCTACATCGAGCAGGGCCGCGCCAAGGGCAAGGTTGTCATCAAGGTGAAATAG
- a CDS encoding TauD/TfdA family dioxygenase: MLSVEARETALAVTFSSGETVCYPWLWLKDNAPSAFHPQTEERIFDLTSVDASLRPLNVQNRRGAVSIVWPNDQAEEEIPGHFFESYRPGRKRDDPAEIAPKLWDGSIDLETIPRHSAGGLFQSDADLLAWLRATAAYGLSIVEGLGDDPDAGRRAAERVGFLRQTNFGTMFEVVSMPKPNNLAYTPVALPLHTDLANQEVPPGYQFLHCIANEAEGGGSVFADGFAVVAALQAQDPEAYRLLCEVKIPYRFHDENYDLRGRFPVIATRRNGDVTELRFNAHLVDVIDLPSEICTPFYAAYRKLMMMIRSSRFHIAYRLKAGEMAVFDNRRVLHGRQSFNPNTGLRHLRGCYVDRGEFQSRIRVLSR, translated from the coding sequence ATGCTTTCCGTGGAAGCCCGGGAGACAGCGCTTGCCGTGACGTTCTCGTCAGGCGAAACAGTCTGCTATCCCTGGCTTTGGCTAAAGGACAATGCACCGTCGGCGTTTCACCCCCAGACCGAAGAGCGAATATTCGACCTGACCAGCGTCGACGCCTCGCTCAGGCCCCTCAACGTCCAGAACAGACGCGGCGCTGTGAGCATTGTCTGGCCGAACGACCAGGCTGAGGAGGAAATCCCGGGCCATTTTTTTGAATCCTACCGCCCAGGCAGAAAGCGGGACGATCCGGCTGAGATCGCTCCGAAACTCTGGGACGGCTCGATCGATCTTGAAACCATACCGCGTCACTCTGCCGGGGGCCTCTTTCAGAGCGATGCCGATCTGCTTGCCTGGCTGAGGGCGACGGCTGCATATGGGCTCTCCATCGTCGAGGGGCTTGGCGATGATCCCGACGCCGGGCGGCGTGCGGCCGAGCGGGTAGGATTCCTGCGCCAGACAAATTTCGGCACTATGTTCGAAGTCGTGTCGATGCCGAAGCCGAACAACTTGGCCTACACGCCTGTCGCCCTGCCGTTACACACCGATCTCGCGAACCAGGAGGTGCCGCCCGGCTATCAATTCCTGCATTGTATCGCGAATGAAGCTGAAGGCGGTGGATCGGTATTTGCCGACGGATTTGCGGTCGTGGCCGCATTACAGGCGCAAGATCCGGAAGCCTACCGTCTCTTGTGCGAGGTCAAAATCCCCTATCGTTTTCACGACGAAAACTACGATCTGCGCGGTCGGTTTCCTGTGATCGCAACTCGACGCAATGGAGACGTGACAGAGTTGCGGTTCAACGCCCATCTTGTCGATGTCATTGACCTTCCCTCCGAGATATGCACCCCCTTCTATGCTGCTTATCGCAAGCTGATGATGATGATCCGCAGCTCGCGTTTTCACATAGCCTACCGCCTCAAGGCCGGCGAAATGGCGGTCTTCGACAATCGTCGGGTGCTTCACGGCCGCCAATCGTTCAACCCAAACACGGGGCTGAGACATCTGCGGGGATGCTATGTCGATCGGGGTGAGTTTCAGAGCCGCATTCGCGTCCTCTCCCGATAG
- a CDS encoding dihydrofolate reductase family protein has protein sequence MRKLIIWDMVTVDGFFEGPDRDISWFVFEEELENYIRETQENADTLIFGRVTYELMAAYWPSEQGWIADFMNNIEKVVFSRTLKSADWNNTKLFNGNVAEEVSKLKTRDGGDIFVFGSADLTATLMEHGLIDEYHLGINPVILGRGTPLFKGGPNRIPLKHLETKTLKSGVVILHYAPESRQ, from the coding sequence ATGAGAAAACTGATCATATGGGACATGGTGACCGTCGACGGCTTCTTCGAAGGTCCTGACAGGGACATCAGCTGGTTCGTCTTCGAAGAAGAGCTCGAGAACTACATTCGTGAGACCCAGGAAAACGCCGACACGCTGATCTTCGGCCGCGTGACCTACGAGCTCATGGCGGCCTATTGGCCGTCCGAGCAAGGCTGGATCGCGGATTTCATGAACAACATCGAGAAGGTGGTCTTCTCGCGCACGCTGAAAAGCGCCGACTGGAACAACACGAAGCTCTTCAACGGCAATGTCGCAGAAGAAGTCTCCAAACTGAAGACCAGGGACGGCGGAGACATCTTCGTATTCGGTAGCGCCGACCTCACGGCGACCCTGATGGAGCACGGCCTGATCGACGAGTATCACCTCGGGATCAACCCGGTCATTCTCGGGAGAGGCACGCCGCTCTTCAAGGGCGGCCCGAACCGGATACCCCTGAAGCATCTCGAGACGAAGACGCTCAAGTCAGGTGTTGTCATCCTCCATTACGCGCCGGAGAGCAGACAATGA
- a CDS encoding ArsR/SmtB family transcription factor: MAKHDPALSLLFHALADPTRRSILTRLAETPARVTDLAGPTGLRLPTVMRHLSVLEEAGLITTSKDGRIRTCAIVPEALDPVRTWLDEQRAIWEARLDRLDAFVMNVMKERAE, from the coding sequence ATGGCTAAGCATGATCCTGCTCTCTCGCTGCTCTTCCACGCGCTCGCTGATCCGACCCGCCGGTCGATCCTGACCCGGCTTGCCGAAACACCTGCGCGGGTAACGGATCTGGCTGGGCCGACTGGGCTGCGGCTGCCCACGGTGATGCGGCACCTTTCCGTGCTGGAGGAGGCAGGGTTGATCACCACGTCCAAGGACGGGCGGATACGCACCTGCGCCATCGTGCCCGAGGCCCTGGATCCGGTGCGGACGTGGCTCGATGAGCAGCGGGCCATCTGGGAAGCCCGCCTCGACCGGTTGGATGCATTTGTGATGAATGTGATGAAGGAACGCGCAGAATGA
- a CDS encoding alpha/beta fold hydrolase, with protein sequence MNVHHLSRTAAIVKHRDVPTKTVDVGGTEFAYRELGPATGVPVIFLTHLSAVLDNWDPRVVDGIAAKRRVITFDNRGVGASGGSTPNTVEAMARDAIAFIRALGFEQVDLLGLSLGGFIAQAIVQLEPDLVRKIILAGTGPAGGTGIDRVTFVTIFDMIRAALTIKDPKNYLFFTQSPNGKKAAREFLQRLKERTNDRDKPIALGAFSQQLKAVRAFGLERPADLSRIRHPVLVVNGDHDRMVPTSNSVDLARRFPNAELVLYEDGGHTAIFQYHGAFVEKALDFLNA encoded by the coding sequence ATGAACGTGCATCATCTGTCGCGAACTGCCGCGATCGTCAAACACAGGGACGTGCCGACGAAAACCGTCGACGTCGGCGGTACGGAATTCGCCTATCGGGAACTCGGACCCGCAACCGGGGTACCGGTGATCTTTCTTACCCATCTAAGTGCGGTTCTCGACAATTGGGATCCCCGGGTCGTCGATGGTATCGCCGCAAAACGGCGTGTTATCACCTTCGACAACCGTGGTGTTGGTGCATCAGGCGGCTCCACTCCCAACACGGTGGAGGCGATGGCCCGCGACGCGATCGCCTTCATCCGGGCTCTCGGCTTCGAGCAGGTCGACCTGCTCGGCCTATCTCTTGGCGGCTTCATCGCCCAGGCGATTGTTCAGCTGGAGCCTGATCTGGTTCGCAAGATCATCCTTGCGGGAACCGGCCCAGCCGGGGGTACCGGCATCGACAGGGTGACGTTCGTCACCATCTTCGACATGATCCGCGCCGCGTTGACCATCAAGGACCCAAAGAACTACCTCTTCTTCACCCAAAGCCCCAACGGCAAAAAGGCGGCGCGCGAGTTTCTGCAGCGCTTGAAGGAACGGACCAATGACCGCGACAAGCCCATCGCGCTCGGCGCTTTCAGCCAGCAGCTCAAGGCAGTCCGGGCCTTTGGCCTTGAGCGCCCTGCCGACCTATCGCGTATCCGGCACCCGGTCCTCGTGGTGAATGGCGATCACGACAGAATGGTGCCCACCAGCAACTCCGTCGACCTGGCACGGCGCTTTCCCAATGCCGAACTGGTCCTGTACGAAGACGGCGGGCATACGGCAATTTTCCAGTATCACGGCGCCTTTGTGGAAAAGGCCCTGGACTTCCTCAATGCCTGA